One Betta splendens chromosome 16, fBetSpl5.4, whole genome shotgun sequence genomic window carries:
- the LOC114842792 gene encoding CREB-regulated transcription coactivator 2 isoform X6, which yields MSATGTGGCGPGPTSGTGSGASNPRKFSEKIALHTQRQAEETAAFQEVMMDISSTRVAERLIVSGCDSAMQLPQQQLQAQKLRLVQSQGPYYGGSLPNVNQIGRNPQDFQGSFPSTFESNRSTRHHGLVERVQRDRRFISPVRPYRNRQVDSSPYSSAFLSPQPDPSWRRTNSDSALHTSVMNPPTGDPFTVGPTQSPRRSVFPYPVPPIEENMLDEGKLLTPWDTKKLPLFAPRPRSCEVPGINVFTSPEQPSMAAHGVPSALNTGGSLPDLSSLHFPSPLPTPLDQDEPGYPGSSSLSGGNSTGNLASTLTQLGIHTANAPGGNSGFQHHASGLLASLQSTLSNPSLQSSLSNPNIQSSLSSHSYSNSLSSASLHSSLSNPSLQSSLGSSPSLPSSLSSHSLHSSLSSSSLQSASSGNPSYGSGSSSYPPLLGQQPLSTSPRRRAPLSPLILPMVGESRRHHSKQFSPTISPTLSSITQGVPLDTSKLPQDQRLPPYPLSQSHQHHPGPLPSQQSSLLGHQQLHRLQQPRPKAQQQQSQPMQQLHLQNLHNQHIQQHFGTQQRPMGPQMNTTNAALIKNENVLDHQTQSSSQCQVKQEAEQQIGGLPQLQHMSQNLAADLYNDALFNSLLDSVSDPYLSLQLTGKSSQQFPAQNQGGGGLSCGSTDKKHFPSNTQVPLDLQEPGDHHLLNNQNQNFTGGDGRHNVPNIILTGDSPPGLSKEIANALSHVPGFEMDPFSLDDPLRMDPLALDMLEGDLMLADPAVEDSFRSDRLK from the exons ATGTCTGCGACGGGTACAGGCGGCTGTGGACCCGGACCCACCTCGGGTACCGGGTCCGGAGCTTCCAACCCTAGGAAGTTTAGCGAGAAGATAGCACTGCATACCCAGCGGCAGGCCGAGGAGACAGCCGCCTTCCAGGAGGTCATGATGGACATAAGTTCGACCAGG GTGGCAGAGAGACTAATCGTGTCTGGTTGTGATTCAGCGATGCAGCTTCCTCAGCAACAG CTTCAGGCCCAGAAGCTCCGTCTTGTCCAGAGTCAGGGGCCGTACTACGGAGGATCGTTACCCAACGTCAACCAGATTGGCAGGAACCCTCAGGACTTCCAG GGCTCCTTTCCCTCTACTTTCGAGTCCAACCGGTCAACTCGACATCATGGCCTGGTGGAGCGAGTCCAGAGGGACCGGCGCTTCATCTCACCAGTCCGGCCGTACCGCAACCGACAA GTGGACAGCTCGCCGTACAGCTCAGCCTTCTTGTCCCCACAGCCAGACCCCAGCTGGAGAAG GACCAACTCTGACTCAGCCCTCCACACcagtgtgatgaaccctcccacAGGAGACCCCTTCACCGTGGGACCCACCCAGAGCCCCAGACGCAGCG TGTTTCCGTACCCAGTTCCTCCCATCGAAGAAAACATGCTGGATGAGGGCAAACTGCTCACACCGTGGGACACTAAGAAG TTGCCTCTGTTTGCGCCACGACCTAGATCCTGTGAAGTCCCTGGCATCAA CGTCTTCACATCACCGGAGCAGCCGTCCATGGCGGCTCATGGAGTCCCATCTGCTCTCAACACCGGTGGTTCGCTGCctgacctgtccagcctccatTTCCCCTCGCCGCTACCTACGCCGTTAGACCAGGATGAGCCTGGCTACCCAGGATCCTCCTCTTTAAGTGGGGGGAACAGCACAGGGAACTTAGCGTCGACCCTTACCCAGCTGGGCATCCATACTGCCAATGCACCAGGAGGCAACAGTGGTTTCCAGCATCATGCATCAG GTCTCCTGGCGTCTCTACAGAGCACGCTCAGTAACCCCTCCCTGCAGTCATCCCTAAGCAACCCCAACATCCAGTCATCGCTAAGCAGCCACTCCTATTCCAACTCCCTGAGCTCTGCCTCTCTTCACTCGTCACTCAGCAACCCCTCGCTGCAGTCGTCCCTCGGCTCATCCCCCTCCCTGCCGTCCTCTCTCAGCAGCCATTCGCTGCACTcctccctcagcagctcctccctccagtCGGCGTCCAGCGGTAATCCCAGCTACGGCAGCGGCTCCTCCTCATACCCTCCACTGCTGGGTCAGCAGCCCCTCAGCACATCGCCACGGAGACGAGCCCCGCTGTCCCCACTCATCCTGCCTATGGTCGGGGAGTCGCGGAGACACCACTCCAAACAGTTCTCCCCCACCATCTCTCCCACCCTGTCTTCCATCACGCAG GGCGTCCCTCTGGACACCAGCAAGCTGCCTCAGGACCAGAGGCTGCCCCCGTACCCCCTCAGTCAGTCCCACCAGCACCATCCAGGCCCCCTGCCGAGCCAGCAGTCGTCTCTGCTGGGCCACCAACAGCTGCACCGTCTTCAGCAGCCACGACCCAAGGCCCAACAGCAACAGTCACAGCCCATGCAACAGCTTCACCTGCAGAACCTGCACAACCAGCACATACAGCAGCACTTTGGAACT CAACAAAGGCCGATGGGGCCACAAATGAACACAACAAATGCAGCGCTGATCAAGAACGAGAATGTGTTGGACCATCAGACGCAGAGTTCCTCTCAGTGTCAGGtcaaacaggaggcagagcagcagattgGCGGGCTCCCTCAGCTGCAACACATGAGCCAGAACCTGGCCGCAGACCTCTACAAC GATGCCTTGTTCAACTCTCTTCTCGACTCTGTTTCTGACCCGTACCTGAGTCTGCAACTCACTGGAAAATCCAGCCAGCAG TTCCCAGCACAGAACCAGGGAGGAGGTGGTCTGAGCTGTGGCAGCACTGACAAGAAGCATTTCCCATCCAACACCCAGGTGCCCCTGGACCTGCAGGAACCCGGAGACCACCACCTCctcaacaaccagaaccagaacttcaCTGGGGGGGATGGACGACACAATGTGCCCAATATCATCCTCACCG GGGACTCTCCACCCGGTCTGTCCAAGGAGATCGCCAACGCTCTGTCCCATGTCCCTGGCTTTGAAATGGACCCCTTCTCCCTCGATGACCCTCTCAGGATGGACCCTCTTGCTCTGGACATGCTGGAGGGCGACCTGATGCTCGCAGACCCGGCTGTGGAGGACTCTTTCCGATCCGATCGTCTGAAGTGA
- the LOC114842792 gene encoding CREB-regulated transcription coactivator 2 isoform X5, which yields MSATGTGGCGPGPTSGTGSGASNPRKFSEKIALHTQRQAEETAAFQEVMMDISSTRLQAQKLRLVQSQGPYYGGSLPNVNQIGRNPQDFQGSFPSTFESNRSTRHHGLVERVQRDRRFISPVRPYRNRQVDSSPYSSAFLSPQPDPSWRRNWSGNFPGDKSQFRLPTTALNRTNSDSALHTSVMNPPTGDPFTVGPTQSPRRSVFPYPVPPIEENMLDEGKLLTPWDTKKLPLFAPRPRSCEVPGINVFTSPEQPSMAAHGVPSALNTGGSLPDLSSLHFPSPLPTPLDQDEPGYPGSSSLSGGNSTGNLASTLTQLGIHTANAPGGNSGFQHHASGLLASLQSTLSNPSLQSSLSNPNIQSSLSSHSYSNSLSSASLHSSLSNPSLQSSLGSSPSLPSSLSSHSLHSSLSSSSLQSASSGNPSYGSGSSSYPPLLGQQPLSTSPRRRAPLSPLILPMVGESRRHHSKQFSPTISPTLSSITQGVPLDTSKLPQDQRLPPYPLSQSHQHHPGPLPSQQSSLLGHQQLHRLQQPRPKAQQQQSQPMQQLHLQNLHNQHIQQHFGTQQRPMGPQMNTTNAALIKNENVLDHQTQSSSQCQVKQEAEQQIGGLPQLQHMSQNLAADLYNDALFNSLLDSVSDPYLSLQLTGKSSQQFPAQNQGGGGLSCGSTDKKHFPSNTQVPLDLQEPGDHHLLNNQNQNFTGGDGRHNVPNIILTGDSPPGLSKEIANALSHVPGFEMDPFSLDDPLRMDPLALDMLEGDLMLADPAVEDSFRSDRLK from the exons ATGTCTGCGACGGGTACAGGCGGCTGTGGACCCGGACCCACCTCGGGTACCGGGTCCGGAGCTTCCAACCCTAGGAAGTTTAGCGAGAAGATAGCACTGCATACCCAGCGGCAGGCCGAGGAGACAGCCGCCTTCCAGGAGGTCATGATGGACATAAGTTCGACCAGG CTTCAGGCCCAGAAGCTCCGTCTTGTCCAGAGTCAGGGGCCGTACTACGGAGGATCGTTACCCAACGTCAACCAGATTGGCAGGAACCCTCAGGACTTCCAG GGCTCCTTTCCCTCTACTTTCGAGTCCAACCGGTCAACTCGACATCATGGCCTGGTGGAGCGAGTCCAGAGGGACCGGCGCTTCATCTCACCAGTCCGGCCGTACCGCAACCGACAA GTGGACAGCTCGCCGTACAGCTCAGCCTTCTTGTCCCCACAGCCAGACCCCAGCTGGAGAAG GAATTGGTCTGGAAACTTCCCTGGGGATAAAAGCCAGTTTCGTCTCCCCACCACTGCACTCAACAG GACCAACTCTGACTCAGCCCTCCACACcagtgtgatgaaccctcccacAGGAGACCCCTTCACCGTGGGACCCACCCAGAGCCCCAGACGCAGCG TGTTTCCGTACCCAGTTCCTCCCATCGAAGAAAACATGCTGGATGAGGGCAAACTGCTCACACCGTGGGACACTAAGAAG TTGCCTCTGTTTGCGCCACGACCTAGATCCTGTGAAGTCCCTGGCATCAA CGTCTTCACATCACCGGAGCAGCCGTCCATGGCGGCTCATGGAGTCCCATCTGCTCTCAACACCGGTGGTTCGCTGCctgacctgtccagcctccatTTCCCCTCGCCGCTACCTACGCCGTTAGACCAGGATGAGCCTGGCTACCCAGGATCCTCCTCTTTAAGTGGGGGGAACAGCACAGGGAACTTAGCGTCGACCCTTACCCAGCTGGGCATCCATACTGCCAATGCACCAGGAGGCAACAGTGGTTTCCAGCATCATGCATCAG GTCTCCTGGCGTCTCTACAGAGCACGCTCAGTAACCCCTCCCTGCAGTCATCCCTAAGCAACCCCAACATCCAGTCATCGCTAAGCAGCCACTCCTATTCCAACTCCCTGAGCTCTGCCTCTCTTCACTCGTCACTCAGCAACCCCTCGCTGCAGTCGTCCCTCGGCTCATCCCCCTCCCTGCCGTCCTCTCTCAGCAGCCATTCGCTGCACTcctccctcagcagctcctccctccagtCGGCGTCCAGCGGTAATCCCAGCTACGGCAGCGGCTCCTCCTCATACCCTCCACTGCTGGGTCAGCAGCCCCTCAGCACATCGCCACGGAGACGAGCCCCGCTGTCCCCACTCATCCTGCCTATGGTCGGGGAGTCGCGGAGACACCACTCCAAACAGTTCTCCCCCACCATCTCTCCCACCCTGTCTTCCATCACGCAG GGCGTCCCTCTGGACACCAGCAAGCTGCCTCAGGACCAGAGGCTGCCCCCGTACCCCCTCAGTCAGTCCCACCAGCACCATCCAGGCCCCCTGCCGAGCCAGCAGTCGTCTCTGCTGGGCCACCAACAGCTGCACCGTCTTCAGCAGCCACGACCCAAGGCCCAACAGCAACAGTCACAGCCCATGCAACAGCTTCACCTGCAGAACCTGCACAACCAGCACATACAGCAGCACTTTGGAACT CAACAAAGGCCGATGGGGCCACAAATGAACACAACAAATGCAGCGCTGATCAAGAACGAGAATGTGTTGGACCATCAGACGCAGAGTTCCTCTCAGTGTCAGGtcaaacaggaggcagagcagcagattgGCGGGCTCCCTCAGCTGCAACACATGAGCCAGAACCTGGCCGCAGACCTCTACAAC GATGCCTTGTTCAACTCTCTTCTCGACTCTGTTTCTGACCCGTACCTGAGTCTGCAACTCACTGGAAAATCCAGCCAGCAG TTCCCAGCACAGAACCAGGGAGGAGGTGGTCTGAGCTGTGGCAGCACTGACAAGAAGCATTTCCCATCCAACACCCAGGTGCCCCTGGACCTGCAGGAACCCGGAGACCACCACCTCctcaacaaccagaaccagaacttcaCTGGGGGGGATGGACGACACAATGTGCCCAATATCATCCTCACCG GGGACTCTCCACCCGGTCTGTCCAAGGAGATCGCCAACGCTCTGTCCCATGTCCCTGGCTTTGAAATGGACCCCTTCTCCCTCGATGACCCTCTCAGGATGGACCCTCTTGCTCTGGACATGCTGGAGGGCGACCTGATGCTCGCAGACCCGGCTGTGGAGGACTCTTTCCGATCCGATCGTCTGAAGTGA
- the LOC114842792 gene encoding CREB-regulated transcription coactivator 2 isoform X3, which yields MSATGTGGCGPGPTSGTGSGASNPRKFSEKIALHTQRQAEETAAFQEVMMDISSTRLQAQKLRLVQSQGPYYGGSLPNVNQIGRNPQDFQGSFPSTFESNRSTRHHGLVERVQRDRRFISPVRPYRNRQVDSSPYSSAFLSPQPDPSWRRNWSGNFPGDKSQFRLPTTALNRTNSDSALHTSVMNPPTGDPFTVGPTQSPRRSGQGDSEGRRMFPYPVPPIEENMLDEGKLLTPWDTKKLPLFAPRPRSCEVPGINVFTSPEQPSMAAHGVPSALNTGGSLPDLSSLHFPSPLPTPLDQDEPGYPGSSSLSGGNSTGNLASTLTQLGIHTANAPGGNSGFQHHASGLLASLQSTLSNPSLQSSLSNPNIQSSLSSHSYSNSLSSASLHSSLSNPSLQSSLGSSPSLPSSLSSHSLHSSLSSSSLQSASSGNPSYGSGSSSYPPLLGQQPLSTSPRRRAPLSPLILPMVGESRRHHSKQFSPTISPTLSSITQGVPLDTSKLPQDQRLPPYPLSQSHQHHPGPLPSQQSSLLGHQQLHRLQQPRPKAQQQQSQPMQQLHLQNLHNQHIQQHFGTQQRPMGPQMNTTNAALIKNENVLDHQTQSSSQCQVKQEAEQQIGGLPQLQHMSQNLAADLYNDALFNSLLDSVSDPYLSLQLTGKSSQQFPAQNQGGGGLSCGSTDKKHFPSNTQVPLDLQEPGDHHLLNNQNQNFTGGDGRHNVPNIILTGDSPPGLSKEIANALSHVPGFEMDPFSLDDPLRMDPLALDMLEGDLMLADPAVEDSFRSDRLK from the exons ATGTCTGCGACGGGTACAGGCGGCTGTGGACCCGGACCCACCTCGGGTACCGGGTCCGGAGCTTCCAACCCTAGGAAGTTTAGCGAGAAGATAGCACTGCATACCCAGCGGCAGGCCGAGGAGACAGCCGCCTTCCAGGAGGTCATGATGGACATAAGTTCGACCAGG CTTCAGGCCCAGAAGCTCCGTCTTGTCCAGAGTCAGGGGCCGTACTACGGAGGATCGTTACCCAACGTCAACCAGATTGGCAGGAACCCTCAGGACTTCCAG GGCTCCTTTCCCTCTACTTTCGAGTCCAACCGGTCAACTCGACATCATGGCCTGGTGGAGCGAGTCCAGAGGGACCGGCGCTTCATCTCACCAGTCCGGCCGTACCGCAACCGACAA GTGGACAGCTCGCCGTACAGCTCAGCCTTCTTGTCCCCACAGCCAGACCCCAGCTGGAGAAG GAATTGGTCTGGAAACTTCCCTGGGGATAAAAGCCAGTTTCGTCTCCCCACCACTGCACTCAACAG GACCAACTCTGACTCAGCCCTCCACACcagtgtgatgaaccctcccacAGGAGACCCCTTCACCGTGGGACCCACCCAGAGCCCCAGACGCAGCG gTCAAGGCGATAGTGAAGGCAGACGAA TGTTTCCGTACCCAGTTCCTCCCATCGAAGAAAACATGCTGGATGAGGGCAAACTGCTCACACCGTGGGACACTAAGAAG TTGCCTCTGTTTGCGCCACGACCTAGATCCTGTGAAGTCCCTGGCATCAA CGTCTTCACATCACCGGAGCAGCCGTCCATGGCGGCTCATGGAGTCCCATCTGCTCTCAACACCGGTGGTTCGCTGCctgacctgtccagcctccatTTCCCCTCGCCGCTACCTACGCCGTTAGACCAGGATGAGCCTGGCTACCCAGGATCCTCCTCTTTAAGTGGGGGGAACAGCACAGGGAACTTAGCGTCGACCCTTACCCAGCTGGGCATCCATACTGCCAATGCACCAGGAGGCAACAGTGGTTTCCAGCATCATGCATCAG GTCTCCTGGCGTCTCTACAGAGCACGCTCAGTAACCCCTCCCTGCAGTCATCCCTAAGCAACCCCAACATCCAGTCATCGCTAAGCAGCCACTCCTATTCCAACTCCCTGAGCTCTGCCTCTCTTCACTCGTCACTCAGCAACCCCTCGCTGCAGTCGTCCCTCGGCTCATCCCCCTCCCTGCCGTCCTCTCTCAGCAGCCATTCGCTGCACTcctccctcagcagctcctccctccagtCGGCGTCCAGCGGTAATCCCAGCTACGGCAGCGGCTCCTCCTCATACCCTCCACTGCTGGGTCAGCAGCCCCTCAGCACATCGCCACGGAGACGAGCCCCGCTGTCCCCACTCATCCTGCCTATGGTCGGGGAGTCGCGGAGACACCACTCCAAACAGTTCTCCCCCACCATCTCTCCCACCCTGTCTTCCATCACGCAG GGCGTCCCTCTGGACACCAGCAAGCTGCCTCAGGACCAGAGGCTGCCCCCGTACCCCCTCAGTCAGTCCCACCAGCACCATCCAGGCCCCCTGCCGAGCCAGCAGTCGTCTCTGCTGGGCCACCAACAGCTGCACCGTCTTCAGCAGCCACGACCCAAGGCCCAACAGCAACAGTCACAGCCCATGCAACAGCTTCACCTGCAGAACCTGCACAACCAGCACATACAGCAGCACTTTGGAACT CAACAAAGGCCGATGGGGCCACAAATGAACACAACAAATGCAGCGCTGATCAAGAACGAGAATGTGTTGGACCATCAGACGCAGAGTTCCTCTCAGTGTCAGGtcaaacaggaggcagagcagcagattgGCGGGCTCCCTCAGCTGCAACACATGAGCCAGAACCTGGCCGCAGACCTCTACAAC GATGCCTTGTTCAACTCTCTTCTCGACTCTGTTTCTGACCCGTACCTGAGTCTGCAACTCACTGGAAAATCCAGCCAGCAG TTCCCAGCACAGAACCAGGGAGGAGGTGGTCTGAGCTGTGGCAGCACTGACAAGAAGCATTTCCCATCCAACACCCAGGTGCCCCTGGACCTGCAGGAACCCGGAGACCACCACCTCctcaacaaccagaaccagaacttcaCTGGGGGGGATGGACGACACAATGTGCCCAATATCATCCTCACCG GGGACTCTCCACCCGGTCTGTCCAAGGAGATCGCCAACGCTCTGTCCCATGTCCCTGGCTTTGAAATGGACCCCTTCTCCCTCGATGACCCTCTCAGGATGGACCCTCTTGCTCTGGACATGCTGGAGGGCGACCTGATGCTCGCAGACCCGGCTGTGGAGGACTCTTTCCGATCCGATCGTCTGAAGTGA